The DNA region GATAAAACGTACAGGGTCGCCGCCCATTTGAGTCACAAGAGCACGTGAAATCAAGACCGTAGTTCCAAGCATCACAATGTAGTGTTGGAAAGCCAGCAGACATGTCTGATCTGTGGTTAATTACAAGAATCAGACACTTGATTTCGTTGATAAATATACACTTAGTTCAAAAATGATTCTGAATACTAGTTGTTAAATCTACATATGTTATTAATAACAGGAAGACCACCAGgatttagatataaaaataatcaaaactttcAGAAATTTAAAAGAGAACCAGAACCAAAGGTAAGAGATAGATGGTGGCGTGcataaactataaattttattttaacagaAAAAACTGACCATAGCAACTTTTTCTCAGAATTGAGtaatcaaaatttgaataacaaaaaaaagcaaaaagaattgtatatatatgtgtgtgtgtgtgtgtgtgtgtgtgtgtatgaatCACAAAAAGGCAAAAAGATAAGAGAACATATGAATCACAAAAAGGCAAAAGGATAAGAGGACATATGAATCACAAAAAGGTAAAAAGATAAGAGAACTAACACCAAGGAGGATTGGACTGGATGCAGTACTGGAGCTGGTTGAGTTGCTCAGCCGGAGTCCAAGAGGGACCTTTTGAAAAAGCAAGTGATGATGGAGGTGGTGCTACTACTGCTTGTGGTGGCGGTGGCTGCTGGTGGTTGTGAGCTGTTTCtcccatctttctttcttttttttttgtcgccTACTCTTCACTCTCTCTTGCTCAGGTTGCTGTTAACTGATCACAACCAGGCCTTACAGCACCATAGAATATTTTAGTAGCTGTAAACGAAATatgacaagaagaaaagaaagaaagtccCTTTAGCGACcttccaagaaaagaaaatgaatagatTAGCAGAAGCAGCAAAACGAAAACTATATTTAGGATCAAGCAGTTAGATAAAGATCTATTATAAGAAGAATACGAAGGAGATTGAGAACGAGAAAACTATTACAATTTGGAACTTAGGATTGCGTTAAGATTGTCGTAGTCCAAGGTGCATCTAAGCACTGAGCCAAAACATAACATAACATATGTCGACGTATGAGCAGAGCACGTACGCGTGGACCCTTCTCTGCATTCTTTGAGGATCGAGATGCTTTCTTTCTACCTTGTTAAGTTCAGACAATCTTCCTGTCTTATCACTCAACTATCTTCTAACGAGCCTATGATaggcaaaagaaaaaatctaggcagtttttttatatatatcatagcAATAAGGGACTGAGAGGGCGAAAGTTGTATGAAGAATGATACGTATTCTTGTTTTATaagctttttttataaaaaaaatatattaaaataattttttattaatattaaaaaaatctaaaaataataatttgaagtaataaaaaaaattatttttttaaagaaatacagttaaacaaaaaaaaaaacaaacccttCCTTATGGTCAACAAAAActcacaaaaaaacaataaaaaaagaaagaaagacaatcACTAATTTTGGAAGATATTTTTCCATCCATCGAGTACTGTTATGTAAGTAAATATCTTAAATCCGGTTAATGACATGAACTTTCATGTAAATGGACGGTCCAGTCAAAGTTGCCTTTGGGTTTGGTGTCATTTAAGGTTCATTTTTTCGAATtaatcttcatttttctttttgtttatagaCTTTGCTGGTTTATTTTGTGTGTTATCTCTGGCTTggatcaaaaaattttaaatatgaaaaaataatatttatattatacatatatttttattatattattattaaattcggtataataaacttgattttttttatttcaagttttaaattaaattatatggaaAGTTGTTTCAATATAATCTTTTCAAATTGACAgacctaaaagaaaaaaaaaaagggccgCATTAACATAGTCAACTCCCCAAACTTGCAACCCGAATTATACACTCCATCGggtctaattatttttttattttattatatgataaaaaatataaaaatctatttacaaCTAAccattttttaatgataaaaaaactaacattaaAGGACttaattagagaaaaataatatatatatatatatatataaccattttttaataataaaaaaaccagcaTAAAAAGAGCTTGCGCGTGCAGGCTTGGGTTGTCCATCGTGACTGGGCTTATTactaaaaaacctaaatttgtGAGCTTGAGACAAGCATGCATGTCgaaaccattattattattattattttatatatataaaggatggATGACcttttgttcatgtttttttttatataataataataaaacaaatgacaTGTTATTTGTTGCAATAGATGACCTATTATCTTTTTCAAGAATCCAGCCACAACAAAGGTGTTTGAAAAATCAGGGCATATGATTTTTTGACCCAAAATTTTACTTTCCAAttatttttacctaaaaacaCTGAATAACACCTCTAAAtacctaaataaatttatttatgatatcaaataatttaaaaacgagttgaaaaacaaaaatcaactcaaattgATAAAACCTTACAAGCTCTTAACTATCATTTTAGGTAAGTTGAAGACCAAATAATATCATCGTAGAACTTTTCTCATCGAATGGAATCCTTTAACaccatgataatttttttttgtttttaaagctGGTGTCAaccaatcattttctttttccttgttgtTTTCATGCCAATTTATCTCTTATCTCTCTagatcaagaattaaaaaaatagagaaaataaacttatggatcataataaaaattgttgCTGATGTGTGTGGCAACCATGTATTTTCTCTCTATATATGTTTCACACATTAGTCCTTTGTAGAAATgtatgattggaaaaaaaaagtttaaaaataaaaaaactcactcAATTCACTATTCCTATGAATAGAGGAACTGGCTCCACGCAATTTAGtagttgttttgttatttgataTCTATAATCAgtaccattatttttcttttttaattctgtttttgttcttaaactTGTATTGAATATAGAAAACtcaatttagagttttttttatggttttttaatagtttttcattgttttttaaataaaaatataaacaatacaacttttatatatatacaagcacTTTTAACAATGTAGGTAATTAGAAATATCTTTTTGAACATTTCTTCCCATTAGACAGCATACTCCTaggcatatattttttttcacagtaAATTAGACCCTAATTAAAACAGTAGAATTCAACTTTTTAAACCAACTTGGTCCAAAAGCTATGTTTTCACATGGTCCACTGAAGTTTTTTGTCAAAGTGATTAATGTACCACAATAAGTTTCCCCTTGCTCACATgccttcaataattttttgttcacTCTATCGTCGAAGGTTGTTTTTGTCATGAAACTTATATTTAGaggttaatatttttagtttggttagATTATTACTTGTTAAaacatctaaattaaaaaaacacaaaataaaatcaaaatcaaactaaGATCGTCAAATTGACTAGTTTTAGTTTGATtcgatttgattattttatattaaaaatcaaaacacaactAGCAAATTTTGGTtatattcaatcaagtcctagTACAATTCAGTTTCACttaggttattttatattaaaaacaaaaaaatatattgttttttttttagactttcTAATGGACATGGTTAGGctagtttggtttggttttggtttcacttgaaattaaaatcgaaccgaaccaaatttttttttaaaatattttaatgagattaatcagttttttttataatttagtttttttcagtttttttttatggttttttttaatttaatcatttttttagtttttatatttaatctgtttttcaagatatttatcacataaaaatattaaattaaagtttttgaaatatttttaataaaaaaatactcttagAAAACAGATACATACAGTATACCATCGTGCACAAATAAAGCCATGCCGTATTTGTTAAGAAACCATGCTTTGTTCACACACATCTTGATTGATCGATTTTACCGAGCAAGTAGTCTCACAATTACTCGATTGTATAACTTGCAAGACAATCCTGTAACTCTTGTCTTGTTAACGTGTCAAATCATGCCTTCAATAATTACTCGCCAATCAAGCACCAAGAACAGGGACGATGGAGGGTTTTTTCCTCCAATGGTGGCCGGTTCTTTCTCGAGTCCCATCCAATaccagaaagaaaaaggaaaactaaGACACGGGACAAGCTTATCTCAAACATACATATGTACATGGATCATGCCAACATCATGtcaaactcatttttttctttcccgtAGTGTTGTGACAATCATGCTGCGCCCcacagattatttttttcttgccctAATCATGTTGCTCGACGCGccaaattttctttatatatatatatatatatatatatatatatatatatatatatatatatatatatatatatatattagttttcctttttaatcttccttctaatattaaaatctaTTGATTTGATGTCCCTCCTATTATAATCtcttacttttttaataaaaaataaaattttctctaATTATCTAATATACAAGTTATACttatatagaaatatataaTGGACTTACACATGAATAAGACTCGGCCAAGCAAAGAAAAATATCTTTGCGTTGCCTTTACGTTAGAAAGCttattattctctctctctctctctctctctctctctatatatatatatatatatatatatatatatatatatataaaagctttctattccacataaaaaaaaaaaatatttttgaagtgtTTATGTTATATTAGTAAGTATagcaaaaacaagttttggaggtgttgatattattatatttaaggtATTAATTGCTCTACTATATTTATTGTAgggttaaaataatatatcttagGATACATCAAAAGCTTAAACTTAGAGAGTTTGCatagaaaaatcaaggaaagaaaaagattatgtaatatttaaaaaataactcttcatttaaattaattaaacaacttACAGGAGATATCTTgcataattaatcaattaattaattctgaaaattaaataattcaaaaaataaaaaactatttacgTACATAATGCCAAGTTTCCTAATGGTAAgtgtcattatatatatatatatatattatggtttttctttttaatattccttctaatattaaaatcattaatttgattTCCTTCACATTATAATCTTTTACCTtttcaataaaagataaaattatttttaactactTAATGTACAAGctatatttatatagaaaattgtAATAGGCTTGCGCATACAAGCTTGGGCAAGCCAAAAAAATCTTTGCGTTGCCTCTACGCGCGAGACAACGtatatatttctaaaacttttgttataagaatttgtttttgattaaccataattttttatactctTCAAATCAATTTTGTAGCAGCTCTCAGCGCAGCTGCATGAATCAATTCTTTTACAGCTCTTTTAAAACCATTGTAACAGCTGCCTTACCCGAGGCCAAGAAAAATTGCTCTTTTTTCTTGAACTAATTACCTTGCACTCTTGCAGACTATGCGAGTCaagcaaacaaaatatatttattctctGAAACTTGCtggattttttactttattttgttcttgctgttttttatttaatggagGATAACCTTGTGTGAATAAATATCcttaagaataataattatgcACGCctcatttttttgtgttgtgttCTGTTTAACAATATCTTTCTAACCATACCATATATATCTATTCCCGGAAGAATATAATTGTAGAACACTTCCCCCGAGGTCAATTTGGTCCTTCATGATCCCTGAACCTCACTCATAACTTGTTAGtggaaaaacttattttttaaaaaaaattaaaaaaatattattttttttaaaaaataaataaataaaaacttggatttgCATATTAATTCGCGATTCAACCTACTTGATAAAACCCCAGATCATGTTGTATAACCGTGCATTTTCCCACTTGAAAAGATTGGTTCCTGCCTTCTTGGTGCTTACTGCATAggcaattttaacaaaaaaatatatatattttaaaaacatttcttaAACACTAAAACAAACATACACCAGTGCATAAGATCTGAATCTAAATGACACCAGAAcaatttaagagaaaataagACCAGTGACGTGCCCTCCTTTCTTTCCACCGTCACCTTCGATGATATTGATATCTTTGAAGCAATGATTCATATGATCGAAGAAGCAAAAGACGTGCCTTTAATTTGGATCAGAAGCATGTGCCTCGGAATTGAAATTGAAGTGCTAGTCAACTCAGACTTGTGAAAATAGAGTAAGGGCAACGTGAAATAACATTTTTGCAGGCGACCCAAGCATACTTCAAGCTATGCAAACAAAAGCTTGTGATTTTCTgacttgaagagaaaaatgcCATGCAATTGTAGATTTTAGCAATTCAACCTCTCCtccttgattttaatttaaaggttttttttttttaaaattccattTACTTAACCTTTTAGCCACATGACTCATGAGCGTTACCATGATTTTAGCACATTTTACTCTCAATTTAACTTATCTTATACAGGTTATAACTTATCAAACTTTgcaaaaatatagaagaaaagcCGCATGAGGAAGTCTGAGGACCTTGACACCATTAAAGGCATGGCCTCACTGATCAATtctaatcaataaataaaattataatcattaaacttagttaaattcaataaatcaatttagaaCTTAGTTGACCTGACTCTTGactcaagttaaattttaaaataacatggtttaaaatataatatcaacaACTTTTGATCAATCAGATTTTATCTAAGAATCAATCTAAgaaattttgaaatgatttgaaTAAGGGATGCTTATGCTTGTTGCTATTTTATATTACAATTAATTACCATATAATATTAATTGGTCATGATATATATGTACACTAGCTAATTACGACCCCAAAACTAACAAGCCATGTAAATTTTTTCCCCTCAAAAGGAACCCCTTTCATTGGAAGGCACAAGGCCTAGGAGGTACAAAAGGAGGACACCAAACCCAACTAAACAATAGAAGCTTATcaaaaagctaaaagaaaagctAAGAAACACTTAACTAGCCCATCAACACATTAGCCCGGTCCAAGGCCATGGAAGTCGATGGACCCCTCGTGCTCTCTATGCAtgcaaacatgaaaaacaattttaagttgataattagagttaaatttcattttatatacGAGTTTAGTCATttctttcaaaatcttttatatatataaattatccCTATGAGCTGattagcttttattttattcatttttttaaaaaaaaaattatagataaatgaaacaaatgttaaaaaataattgttgattCCAAACAAATTACCTTATAAAATCTAATCGTTGGAGCAAGTTCTATGTACCATGTGgtcagtttttttataaaaaaataaaaaaatatattattttaaaaaaatttaaaaaatcaacaaattttaaCTAAGCTTTTTTCCATATTGATATTAGCTGAATTTTATCCGAGCCATATTAGatcaattatctttttattttttgcctaATCTAAGCTCCAGATTATATAGAGCTCACATGTCAACTTACCGGTTCAAGTCCTATTTTACAACcgtgattgaaaaatataaaatcaaattaaccttgtaattatttaaaaacaaggagataagaaaaacaaagattattttttttttgctgctttcacaaacttattttgattttttaaattattaatataagaaCACAAACGAAACAAAGCTTGCTGTCGTGTTAAAAGTTCAGCAAATTAAGACGAGTAGCATGCAAAACGACAACCAGAACCCATCCCCTCCCACCCGTGTTCTgtttttatatgtgtgtgtagaGTGCTCGAAAATCGGTTCGCTGACATTCTTTATTCATAGAGATTTGCATATATTCAAGAGCGAAGAGATGGATACAGTGCTTCAGGGATTGTTAGGGAGAGTGGTTCGCCGGTGCTACGCCGTGTTGTGCTTGGGGGCAATTCTTGTTTCTGTGGCTATAGCCCATTCTACTCCTGATGAGAAGCCAAATGATCCCAGAGAACGCAATCCTCGGCGTCTAGCTGCCGTGCAACGTCCTTCAATTAGTCCCAGGCGGCGCAGCTGCTCTTGAAtgatatgttttgttttaggttttggTTTCATTTCAAGGAGGGAGAATCTCATCTTTGTAAGAATATCTGCTTTTGGGTTCAGAAATAGGATAAGTTAGAAAAATTAAGGGAGGTAATTGCTCCCCTTCTCCACAACGTAGCTTCGCGCCTGGTTTTGCTTGTGTATCTGTTTACTTCTCTGCTTCTTACTGTCATCTCAGCAAGATtttgaattgaagaagaaaactttCTACTAAGCAATTTTCTGAACTTCAATGGAACTTAGATTAACGAGTTGCATCTTAGCAAGCTAACCAAACTCGAGATCATAGCAACATCGATCAACTGTTCATCCTTTTGTTAGTTTTTCAATCAAATGCAGGTTTTTAAATTCCATTTACTTGATCTTATGTACATGAGCTTTATAAGGTTTTTGGCGCATCGATCTTACTGTCAACCAAACTAGCTCGCATGCCTTGGTACATGTATGTCTGAATATGTATAAAGGACTGAATACATGCAAAACTCCACCTAAAAATACAATCTGTCAttgaaaatagaattaaaaaaaaaaacaaaaaatgagttATAGTACCTTTCACCTAGCTTGATGTACTTAAGCCTGCGGAGGCTCGAGCACTTAGGCAAAATCAGCAACGTCGTTGCAGCCCTGTTTTTTATAATGGTGAACAGGAAAGAATGGTCAGCTACAAAGTCTATCTTGGTAGGGAAAGCCATCTGCCACAGCAGCTAAACTGCATTTACTTAGATAAAGGATTTAATGGAGTAAGCTTGGAACTTGTAATATTGCGCGACGTGACAACAACGCCTCCGTAGGTCAGCCCAGAACCTCAGCTAGCGGATCCATATAAAAACACTCATACCCAAGCTTTTCTAGACCAACTAACGGATCCATAAATGATTTCATTCTATCAATTTCACCTCATTCCAAAACGATAATCTAATCCATGGTTTCTGATTCCGTTTGCATGACTCGGACACAAGAGTTTAACAAAGCAATTAAAGCTCACATCTTTTGTTTTCGTGGCTGCAAGCAAAAGATGAATCCAAACATAACATATTAATCTGCCATATCCATACAATCTATTATTGAGAAAAAGACCTCCTTCAAAGCAAAACAGTAGGAGACAATCCTGCATCAAACCACCACAGGAAAGGCCAAACACATTACAATAACCAGCCACAAGtaaattaaagttatatttgTTAGGCTTTGATCCACATACACACGAGTTCTCCAGTATGGAAGATTAATTGGCCTGTGAGGGGTCGAGGACGTGGCCTACGAACATTACCACTCCAGTCATGTCTTCTCTGATGAGGAAAAGGAATGGGTGGTCAGCAACAAAGTCTATCTTAGGGGGAAAGTCAATACCTCTCAATGCTATAACACCAGCAGAAGCAGCTGCAGCTTCTGTGCCTTCTTCATTCACTTCAATAAATGATTTATGGAATATGCTCGAAACACACAGGCCCTGCCCCGCAGAAGAGTCTACCATCTCAGTCAAGTCTGCTTCATTGGAGAAAGGCGACACCAATCCTAGTCCCTTTAGAGCGTTGGAAGCTTCAAAACCAAAGGAAATCTTGAACCTTGGAATCCTCAAGTCATCCACTTTTACTGGTTTTGGTGGAAGGTGGCGATCTAAGAATCCAGATTCAGAAGCCATTTTCTCAACCAAAGCTTGCAGCCCATCTTTAGCATCTGGAAGGTAGAAGTACATAGAGAACTTGCGTTTATCTTCACCTTGTTTATAAGGAAGAGCTAAGACTTTAAAACCATCAAAGTCACATACGAATTGCTTCTTCTTGCTAGTCATAAACGGCACACGAACCGAGCCCCCGTTCAACAGGTAgaaatcatcatcttttgtGGTTGATGCATCAAACTTCTCATTCCAAGCTCCTTTGAAATAGAGTGCATTTGTTAAGATCAGCCTTGTCGTTCTATCAACTGACCCAGAAGGCAGAACCTCTTTGATAAGGCCATTGGTCTCATTTTCAGCCCAGGTGTTAACTTCATTGGTCACTTCAACAGCcttcaccaccaccacaaaCATCAACATTAAAGCTATTAGCATCTACTTGGAACATCAAAAACTTGTACGAAACAGAGCACAGCATCATTAGACCTACCTAAGGAATCAGTCCtagaattttgaaaacattaacACACATGGCTCACTCCTACTGATAAATTACAATCACTTGAAGATTACATGAAAAGAATCGATTTATCCTTTCAAGTTCCTAACAACAAAATTATTGTAACTGTAAAGCTGAAAAAAAACGGGTTATTAGAAAGTAATCATGTACCTTGGTTTGGAAATCAACTTGATTAGTCGCAGCCTTATAGTTACTGCCCACAACCTGTTTGAAAGAAGGCTTAAGAGAGAGTGAGTTATCCACCCAAACGCCATTGGCGAACTTCAATCGTGGCCCACCACTGGCGCTCCCGTCGGTGAGAACAACCGCCAATAACTGAGAGGAGAAGGAGCTGAGGTGATCGCTGGACTTGGACTTGAGGAAGGAGAGCAACTGCTCTAGTGTGCTGCCCTTGGACCCGGAGGCGATGAGACTGAGCAGCACCTCAATTGACAGCGGCGAGAACACCAAGTTGGAGTTGTTGGATTCGGTTAAGAGGATTTGCTTGGAGAGGCTCAATGCTACGTCGGTCTGGTTCCCGATCGCTTCACGGAGATCCATTGGGTTTGGCTGTGTTACTTGTGTGTGGAATTGAGCGTTGCAGGGTGAAAAAATACAGTTCTTGTAATCTTTCTCTCCTCAGTTCAACGAAGGATGGTTCGTTCCTTTCTCAGTAAGAAAACTATTAAATGCTAGCTTTTCAAAGTCAAGCTAATTACAAATCCGAGGACGGTGGTGTATTCTTCTGTTCTCTTTATAGGAGCCACAACACGTGTCTTCATCGAGCGACGACGTTTTTTACTAACTCATATATCTATAGTTATTGAACTCGATTTACTCGGGAGATCCATGATCCGAGCTTGTTAAGCTGGATTTTATGTTGAACTTACAGATGAAATATTCAACTAGttcattcaattaaattttctaGTAATTCGATCGAACTAAGTTAAATCCATCGGGATTCACTTTCGCATGATCTTAATTACAGAACGTGCCAGATTTTTCAGCGCCGAAGACAtcttaaattaaaagcaaatagTTGATTGCCGAATTTCATCAAGATAAGATAGACATCCTCTGTCGAAGTTGCCATACTGGTCAATGTTCACTCTCAACTGCTTTGTCTCATTAGGAGGGACAAACTTAGAGTAAAGAGCATAGATATTTATCTCCGGATAGATCTTATAGAGTTGACGGATAGATATTATAGAGTTGACGAATGAAGcagattttttaaaacttcagagataaaaaaaaaaaatgggtaaaAAAGTATTCATTCCAGATATTAAtgtttatagtatttttatcaTGGTAGATTTCTCTTTCATTTAAGAAAAATCTGGGATCTTGAATTGTTAATCACTGAAATACtagtaaatttgaaattttatctatataaattttattttgaatcaaacgataaaattaaatttcaatcaatttagttaaatttagttaacttggtttaattTAGATGAGATTCAgccaattaatttaaagaatttttttaatctaaatcgacatgatttagggttttagTTGACCCAATAAACGCATGATGGGTCTTCATTTAAATAAACCCTAAGTTAAACGCTTTAAGTATAATAAATGAATCATTTAGCATTCCTAGAATAACATTTCACTATTATAAGTGTTTTAGAACGGTTGTTTTATGAACGGAAGTAACTCAAGATGACATAAGCATCAAGTCATCAACCTTTTCTCTCATAATTTTTCAAGGTTAGATTATTTTAGTGATGTAATATGAAAAAAAGCTGATCCGTAAAATCCATAAGTtcgtaaaaaaacaaagaaaaaagaaaaagaaaaagaaaaagaaaaaccacatAGCAAATGTATTACGAGAAAATAACAAGTGAGCACCCCGGTGAAGGCAAGGCACCATGGCAAAGGCAAAAtacaataatgaaataaacagCAATGCTTGTTATGGTTTTACACGCGAGTCTATTAGGACTGGTTCCCATGTTCTGTTTTACTGTGATGAAGATTTAACAACCATGCAAGGGACTGAACACTTGGCCACCGAAGAGAATCACCTCGGACTTGTCTTCTctgatgaggaaaaagaaacgAGTGATCAGCTACAGAGTCCATCTTATCAACGAAAGCCGTCTTCTGAAGCAGCTGTAACTTCTGTGCTGCCTTCATTTACTACTTCGATGAAGGATTTATGGTATATGCTCGAAACATAAAGGTTCCCACCCCTGGAATCATCATCTCTGTGTCAAATCTGCCTCACCAGAGAAAAGCAACAGCAACTCTAATCCCTTCAGAGCTTTAAAAGCttcaaaaccaaagaaaatctTAAACTTTGGAATCCTTAACTCTCAACAcaaaatgttaagaaaatagGATAATTATTTCCCTATAAAATTCCTATAAAAACTGGTTATATttcaatcaatattaatattattttctcatcaccattaatattgtgtaaaaaacttttctataaatataaatgttatATAAGAAGCATTTTTCCTTACTTATatattcaagagaaaaaaacttttcatcTTTACAGGAAAGTAACAAGATTCAAGGTACAAAGACTATAAATATATTCTGAATATCAATGTAAAGggtttgtaatatttattttttaatcatatattcTTAGAGTATTTATCACATGAAAactgaaacaaaaattattgttcTGGAATTTAA from Populus alba chromosome 14, ASM523922v2, whole genome shotgun sequence includes:
- the LOC118034191 gene encoding serpin-ZX; amino-acid sequence: MDLREAIGNQTDVALSLSKQILLTESNNSNLVFSPLSIEVLLSLIASGSKGSTLEQLLSFLKSKSSDHLSSFSSQLLAVVLTDGSASGGPRLKFANGVWVDNSLSLKPSFKQVVGSNYKAATNQVDFQTKAVEVTNEVNTWAENETNGLIKEVLPSGSVDRTTRLILTNALYFKGAWNEKFDASTTKDDDFYLLNGGSVRVPFMTSKKKQFVCDFDGFKVLALPYKQGEDKRKFSMYFYLPDAKDGLQALVEKMASESGFLDRHLPPKPVKVDDLRIPRFKISFGFEASNALKGLGLVSPFSNEADLTEMVDSSAGQGLCVSSIFHKSFIEVNEEGTEAAAASAGVIALRGIDFPPKIDFVADHPFLFLIREDMTGVVMFVGHVLDPSQAN